A region of Myxococcaceae bacterium DNA encodes the following proteins:
- the aroC gene encoding chorismate synthase: MAGNSFGQNFRVTTFGESHGPGIGVVIDGCPAGTEIVISEIQAQLNRRRPGQSSITTTRQEADEVEILSGVYLGRATGAPIAAWIRNTNQRPEDYQALENTYRPSHADYTYQAKYGHRDPRGGGRSSARETAARVVAGAIAQKILSSIGIEVLAYTSQIGSIRMYDSHEKVEAHAIDQTSVRCPDPELAHAMQRLIEQVRDSGDTIGGVVTGVIRGCPVGLGEPVFDRLQADLAKAMLSINAAKGFDYGSGFEGVILRGSEHNDAFFEQDGKIQTRTNFSGGIQGGISNGMPIYFRVAFKPVASLSKEISGRHDPCVVPRAIPIVEAMAALVLVDHYLRH; encoded by the coding sequence TTGGCCGGGAATTCATTTGGACAAAATTTTCGGGTGACCACGTTTGGGGAATCTCATGGGCCTGGGATTGGGGTTGTGATCGATGGCTGCCCCGCGGGGACCGAGATTGTCATCTCAGAAATACAGGCCCAGCTCAATCGCCGTAGGCCGGGACAGTCCTCAATCACCACAACTCGTCAGGAAGCGGATGAAGTTGAAATCCTATCGGGTGTCTACCTGGGTCGGGCGACAGGAGCACCCATTGCAGCGTGGATTCGAAATACGAACCAAAGACCTGAAGATTATCAGGCGCTTGAAAATACGTATCGACCCTCCCACGCTGATTACACATATCAAGCCAAATACGGCCACCGGGATCCGCGTGGAGGAGGGCGTTCTTCCGCTCGGGAAACGGCTGCTCGTGTTGTAGCGGGAGCCATTGCGCAAAAAATCTTGAGCTCGATCGGGATTGAGGTGTTGGCTTATACGTCTCAGATCGGATCCATTCGAATGTACGATTCGCACGAAAAGGTAGAAGCTCATGCCATCGACCAAACTTCCGTTCGCTGTCCCGATCCTGAGCTTGCTCATGCAATGCAGCGCTTGATTGAGCAAGTTCGAGATTCTGGCGATACGATTGGAGGAGTGGTGACGGGTGTGATTCGAGGCTGCCCGGTGGGCCTTGGAGAGCCGGTCTTTGATCGTTTGCAGGCTGATCTGGCCAAAGCCATGTTGAGCATCAATGCTGCGAAAGGTTTTGATTATGGCTCTGGTTTTGAAGGCGTGATTCTTCGGGGTTCCGAACACAACGATGCATTTTTTGAACAAGATGGCAAAATCCAAACGCGCACCAATTTTTCGGGCGGTATTCAAGGAGGCATCTCCAATGGGATGCCTATCTATTTTCGGGTTGCTTTCAAACCGGTGGCCAGCTTATCCAAGGAGATAAGCGGTCGTCACGATCCTTGTGTGGTGCCTCGAGCGATTCCGATTGTTGAAGCGATGGCCGCCCTGGTTCTCGTGGATCACTATTTACGGCATTAA
- the secF gene encoding protein translocase subunit SecF — translation MNHRMFRFFDPKTEVNFIRFFRASLLIAALVPIIAIAGVWTTGLNWGIDFSGGMEMQVQFSKPVHADEIRKVLEELGYGKNQVQAYGAKDSYEMLIRVERMDTFSEDDVKRIENLLVGQLNSASVQAHPNSQDRLLIRLPSANDQKAQEEKLTAILAAHSGFRTRSILHEDSQNNWVEYNVLFMGVSDKVAEALTAAFGKVEVRRVEFVDSQVSKQLRTDGALAVFYAILAILIYIAIRFDLFFAPGAVVCLIQDTFGAFLVFVLGRYEFDLPSVAALLTVVGVSINNTIVVYDRIRETLPPGDRSKLAENTIRDCVNKAINDTMSRTINTSLTVLFSSISLWIFAGGVIKSFAAVLTIGLGLGAFSSTLAAPATYLWMVHYLGRREGLNRDEGPKGYTREEKARGVV, via the coding sequence ATGAACCACCGAATGTTTCGTTTTTTTGATCCGAAAACGGAAGTTAATTTCATTCGCTTTTTTCGGGCTTCTTTGCTGATTGCCGCTCTAGTTCCGATTATTGCTATCGCTGGGGTTTGGACCACAGGTCTTAACTGGGGTATCGACTTCAGTGGTGGCATGGAGATGCAGGTCCAATTTTCCAAGCCGGTTCATGCAGACGAAATACGAAAAGTTTTGGAAGAACTTGGTTACGGTAAAAATCAGGTCCAAGCTTATGGGGCCAAAGACAGCTATGAAATGCTGATTCGCGTGGAGCGTATGGATACGTTCTCAGAAGACGATGTTAAGCGCATAGAAAATTTGTTGGTGGGGCAACTGAATTCGGCAAGTGTCCAGGCTCATCCCAATAGCCAGGATCGGCTTTTAATCCGGTTGCCATCGGCGAATGATCAAAAGGCGCAAGAAGAGAAGTTGACAGCCATTCTTGCCGCTCACAGTGGATTTCGCACCCGCTCGATCCTGCATGAGGATTCTCAAAACAATTGGGTTGAATACAACGTGCTGTTCATGGGCGTATCCGACAAAGTGGCTGAAGCTTTGACGGCTGCCTTTGGTAAAGTAGAAGTGCGCCGGGTAGAGTTTGTGGATAGCCAGGTGTCAAAGCAGCTTCGAACCGATGGGGCCTTGGCGGTTTTTTACGCGATTTTGGCGATTTTGATTTACATTGCCATTCGCTTTGATTTGTTTTTTGCTCCGGGTGCGGTGGTATGCCTGATTCAGGATACCTTCGGCGCATTTCTCGTTTTTGTTTTAGGACGCTACGAGTTTGACTTGCCATCGGTTGCTGCCCTCTTAACCGTGGTTGGGGTGTCCATTAACAATACGATTGTGGTGTACGATCGGATTCGAGAGACGCTTCCCCCAGGAGATCGTTCTAAACTAGCTGAAAATACCATTCGCGATTGTGTGAACAAGGCTATTAATGACACGATGAGCCGAACGATTAACACATCGCTGACGGTGCTGTTTTCTTCGATCTCGCTTTGGATTTTTGCAGGCGGAGTGATTAAGAGCTTCGCAGCCGTTTTGACCATTGGCTTGGGCTTAGGAGCGTTCTCATCTACCTTGGCGGCACCTGCAACCTATTTGTGGATGGTTCATTATCTTGGCAGACGAGAAGGGCTTAACCGAGACGAAGGTCCCAAAGGCTATACACGCGAAGAAAAAGCTCGCGGAGTGGTGTAA